The sequence CCAAGACGCGATACCGTGATAcatataattacaataaaatgaaattatgaagAAAGATTGCTTTTTATTTCTactgttaagaaaaataatatgtgGCATCTAATAAAAATAGGTATTTGTAACAATTCacagggtggctgctggaccgggaaatgaccaggaatttaagAAAACTGGGAGAtgacagtgattttattttttgatcagaaaattgaccaatttttcgagaaaaaaatctttccaagtttgatttcgatattttttaataatcagtttaatttttagctttttaaattatgatatcattcagtttaaaatcggtaattcaaaagtctttttttttattttcagtatttttccattttagatttttaattgttaagtgtaaattttaattcaaagaattttaaagtttagtttcaaagacttaaacaatcaaaaattggaagcgtttaaaatcgaagatttttaataaaaaacattcataGTTGATCCactgttaatataaattaattattgcctttttaaattgaactgtactttaggGTTATAAAGTGaataatatttgagttttcaagacGTTTCGGAATCAGTTTACAATTTCagaatttccgaattttaacgttagaaattaaactgtttcaattggaaagtcttattagttaaacaaacaaaggcttttattaaatttcaaatattgtttcaatctttgaaattggaaactttttaagtaagaaaaacaacaattcctaatatttaaaaatatactttgaaagttacaatattaattgttcttttaaacaaaatttattgagaaatttaaaagtttttgaaaaattctaaataaattcgaaattcgaaattatttcaaataatttaaacgataaaattaGGCTAATCGTTTAGAAAATTACAGTGCATATAGTCCACGGCCTTTagaaggttgaaaattcctttttttttgttgaaaaattactttagtaattgaaaatttacctattctatttttggtagaaaatggtaattttttaagtaaaaaattcaactttttgttataattaaactattttgttggaaattcgtctcttttggtataaaattaacttttttaataaaatatcatatttttcatttgataatgaaaaatatgataagaaattttcaattgttaatttattaccgaagtttatGATTCACCGTGCGCTCACGTAGACGATATAAGCATATTGACAAATAAGTGCTTAATAAGACTCATATAAACTCATATGATCAGGACACAATCGATTTTATAATGTTCTCCAACGAAATGCAtgtatgtatatttgtatattaatgTGTGAAGGGTTTGGCTGagtggaaataaaataaaaaagtttagaaattatagaatttttgaaaaatcgtaaatGTTGTTATTGTTTCTTAATCTGCATAATATGcccaatttttacaattttcaaaagaatttttgttaagttcatgtaggaaaaatttaatcttttattagcagctccaaaaattatgaataatattttttagcatagaaaaactttcttatgtTAAAGATGTACTTCCAAAACTCGTCATTTTTAATGATCTGATCATCACAAATTTTTCGGAAGTACATTTTAAAcacaagaaagttttttttattctgaaaaaaactatttgcagagcttttgcattttttttttatttttggatgctcatacaaaaattagtttttcctacataaacttaaagaaaaaatctgaaaaactaGTGAAAATTAGGCATATTATGCAGATTAACAAAGGTAACATTTACGATTTTTCCAATACTGGGATTAAAAcgttattttcttttatttcgacTATGTCCAACCGCAagatattaattaatattcaaattttttttaaagatttcacagaaatttgaagattttgcatattttaaaaggcttccaggaattcacaaagatttccaaatattacaaggatttcgcaaacatttcaaaaaattcttaaactttttaaaagatttcaaatagtttaaacaaagtttttgctCAAATTTAAAACGATTCCAAATGTGGGCAAGCTCGCAGgcactgccctgaaagtaggtcttagggcgatttccatttcatcgcggtgtacctgctcatcttaccctctccactcgacttctcctcacgtccctgactgagcgacattgctatgccgggcttttccaacgggggcccctttgtcctaatgaggcataaaatgccatactaaaaatgttatagttttaatcagcaaattaaaaatatattcagaatcttatgtttttttttgcaattccaaCGACAtgtaacttgtaattaaaatattgaaattagactaaggtATGGCATATactagtttgttttgaccctgaatagatagcattatggaagtTTCCgcagaatagttgaaaattcatcagtttatttggtagaaaattcgcctgttaacaatttaatactcatccggtggaagtaatgctcttatatttccatattataatctgctataataagtatattcattttaattcaattccgtggaaagtgaagtttaatttccttttaataaattgcccttgtgtttaatTCACTAGTgcggcccttatttttcaaaatccttttttttcaatccCTAGTTCTGTAcgattgcccaagaatcgaccatcatttttaatattataaaatgattgtgtatgtgtatactaaaaaaattatattgtttgctGTTTTTataaggattcgtctttctggtttaaaaattcaagtacttggtatCAAgtttaatattcttctaggcagttgggtaATAATCCGTATATTtgattaaattgtcaacaggcgaattttctaccaaataaactgatgcactttcaactattctacggaaaattccataatgctatctagtcagggtcaaaacaaactaatatctgccataacttagtctaatttcaatattttaattgcaagttacatatcgttgtaatcgcaaaaaaaatatagattccgaatataatatttttgatttgctgattgcaaaactataacatttttatgcatggcattttatgactcattaggacaaaggggccccccgctggcaaagcccggcgcagcaatctcgctcagtcagggacgtgaggagaagtcgagtggagagggtaagatgAGCAAtaacaccgcgatgaaatggatactgcccaGGTCGTAAGGCAGCCAGGGAAGAGtaccctgccctgggcaagagcgtgcgGACCACTGGATTAGGTCAATATGATAGaagacaaattaatttataatatcatttatttacattttgtgacaaaataattaaaaattcagatctgATTAATAACTTATTATAATAAGTCCGAACAATATTGTATTCACAACttatatatatttacaatatatacaatattaaaattaaattaaaataccatCTTCCTTTTCGAAAAAAGGAAATCCATTGTCATTTGGTAACTTTTTCAGTCTTAGGATCACATTCGAGAGTTTTTTAAATGGCAGTGTTGACAATACCACTTTTCTTCATGCGGTGGAATTGCTTTTAATTCAATGCACGCtctgtaaaagatttaaaaacatgaGTCTGacgaacaattttttcttttaaaagaaaaaaacttaggggatattaaattatttgttagaaataaaacttgaattaacgaaaattaaattaaacattttcaacttaCATATGGTACCACAATTGGCATCCATCGCAACCAATCATGAGAGTTCCGTCATCCTGCTTTTCGCACTGGGGGCAAATCCAAATCTCCACtccattttcaatataataatgttTCTTTTCCGGCTTCTTTGGTggttttattattctgtaataaaaatacaaaatgtattGAAACAAATCTGCATAATTAAATGtttcattaaatctttttttttcatataaaaatacttACAATTTTATGGATTTGCCAGTAATAGAAGTAGTGGTCCTAATcagtttttctttctcttttgttTGATCTCTTCGCATCTGTTTCTGCCTTTCTACCTCTCGTCTTTCTTTCTCCatctttttctgtttttcaacTTCCCTCCCCTTTCTTTCAATTTCCTTCTGCTTTTCTCTCTCCAGCTGTTTTTGTTTTTCAACTTCCCTCTCTTTTCTTTCAATTTCCTTCTGTCTTTCTCTCTCCTTTCGCCTTTCTCTATCCTTAGCCCTTTCACGCTCTTTATCATTCTCCATCGGCTTTTGTTTTTGAACTTCCCTCCCTTTTCCTTTAATCTCCTTCTGTCTTTCTCTCCCCTTCTCTATATCTCTACCTCTTTCTCGCTCTTTTTCCATCAGCTTAGTTTTTTCAGATTCTCTCCCCTTTCTTTCAATACCCTTCTGCCTTTCTCTCTCTTTTCGCCTTTCCCTATCCTTTGCCTTTTGTCGCTCTCTTTCCTTTTCTATCTCCATCTCCTTTTGTTTTTCAGCTctcctttcttttcttttaattttcttcggTCCTTCTATTTCTGTATGCCTttctttttccccattttttttaattttttctacatttttattttcaattttcaaattccgCCTCTTCTTAAAAGGCTTTCTATCGTCTTCATccttttcccttttcctcttatCTCCATGTTTCTCCTTCTCCAGGTTTGCAGGATGAAATAGTTGTGCTGAAGTTGGAAGATCCGGCATCATCGGAGGAGAAGCAGAAGCGCCTGTAGGTATAGCGAAAATGTCCTTCTGATTTTCGTCCAAAAACGCATCAATTGATGAGATATATTCCGGTGTTTTGGCATAAGGTGGAGTTTTCAGTTCAGGATAATCATCCTGGATCCATTGTGAGCTTCGACAGCAGGATGAGGTATCCATATCAAAATTCGCATAGTGGGGCAATTCGAGAAGATATGGAGGTAGTTTCATCATTCCATCGACTTTTTGCTCTTGATTAGCGTTGCAATTCCACTGTGTATTTGGAAGGTATGATGAGATGTTACCATCAAGCTCACCTAACTTGGGAAGCTCAAGAAAGTCCAAGAGTAATTCTTGAATTGGATGCAATTCATCGCACTGCGCCTCTTTGTTTTGAATATGTGCTGAAGCTACACTTTTTGTTGTCGCCTCAATCGTTGGCAAATTCGAATCATATAAACCAGGCATATCCTGAAGATCATTTAATTTTGttcgattttcttctttttcttttggaAGACACAAGTTTTCAGGAGCAGGCATATCCAGTGGTCCCGTTATTTTGTGTTGAAGTTCTTCTTTCGGAAGAACCAATTCTTCAATAGCAGGCATATCCAGAGGTCCAATTATTTGTTGTGCAAGATCTTCTTTTGAAATGTCCAATTCTTCAATAACGGGCATATTCAGATGCTCAATTTTTTGTTGTGGAAGTTCTTCTTTCGGAAGACCTAAGTCTTCAAGAAGTGGCACATACTGAGGTCCGAATTTTTTCTTTCGAGGTTCTTTCCTTGGAAGAGCCAGCTTTTCAGTAACTGGCATATCTCGAGCTCTTTTGGGACGGTTGGTCGTTTCCACTCTCTTCACTTTTTTCTTCTCAgctgaaatattacatttttaaattatttttactatattttttgcgccatctattttataaaatgataatgGGAATACGGAAATTCGGAGAACTTAAATGAACATGAAATcttcgaagaattcaaaagaattgaaaagcaaaaaaatgacTGAAACATTGGTGGTGTCAAATATGACATGCATGGTAGGTTTTTCTTTAGTTCCTTTATAGAATCAGGAATTCACTCGATTTAAGCTGAGTTTATTTAATCACTGCAAAAGAATTCGAAATAACTCTATAATATTGAGAAATATTGAAGGGGATttggaataaattaaaagaattaaaaagcatTAACCAATGTAAGTAACAAACAAgaactctctaaatatgaatcaatggaaaattcactaa is a genomic window of Belonocnema kinseyi isolate 2016_QV_RU_SX_M_011 chromosome 8, B_treatae_v1, whole genome shotgun sequence containing:
- the LOC117179126 gene encoding remodeling and spacing factor 1-like, producing the protein METYDEPQDTILQKAVFLMIQELGFQQIDIFTLNFITDTVEQYMKIITDRAQELAKESGKTTADLEDLALILPKHNASVEGLKEHFKNVGIRPVLKHKNEIYIPQLEAEKKKVKRVETTNRPKRARDMPVTEKLALPRKEPRKKKFGPQYVPLLEDLGLPKEELPQQKIEHLNMPVIEELDISKEDLAQQIIGPLDMPAIEELVLPKEELQHKITGPLDMPAPENLCLPKEKEENRTKLNDLQDMPGLYDSNLPTIEATTKSVASAHIQNKEAQCDELHPIQELLLDFLELPKLGELDGNISSYLPNTQWNCNANQEQKVDGMMKLPPYLLELPHYANFDMDTSSCCRSSQWIQDDYPELKTPPYAKTPEYISSIDAFLDENQKDIFAIPTGASASPPMMPDLPTSAQLFHPANLEKEKHGDKRKREKDEDDRKPFKKRRNLKIENKNVEKIKKNGEKERHTEIEGPKKIKRKERRAEKQKEMEIEKERERQKAKDRERRKERERQKGIERKGRESEKTKLMEKERERGRDIEKGRERQKEIKGKGREVQKQKPMENDKERERAKDRERRKERERQKEIERKEREVEKQKQLEREKQKEIERKGREVEKQKKMEKERREVERQKQMRRDQTKEKEKLIRTTTSITGKSIKLIIKPPKKPEKKHYYIENGVEIWICPQCEKQDDGTLMIGCDGCQLWYHIACIELKAIPPHEEKWYCQHCHLKNSRM